The sequence CCCGCTGTCGATCTGGCCGTGGCAGACCGCGGTCAAGGCGGTGTTCCTCGAGCGGGTCGACATCGTCTCGCATTACGAGCGCGAGGTGCGCAGCCCCAGCCAGGCGATCAAGCTGCCGTCGGTAATTGCGCTGCGCCAATATGTGCGACCCTCGGCCCACCCGGCGTTCACGCGGTTCAACCTGTTCCTGCGCGATCGCTTCGCCTGCCAATATTGCGGCTGCCTCACCGATCTCACCTTCGATCACGTGATCCCGCGCGCGCAGGGTGGGCGGACGACGTGGGAGAATGTCTCGACCGCCTGCGCGCCATGCAACCTGCGCAAGGGCGGCCGCACCCCGCGGCAGGCCGGCATGGCGCTGCACGAGGGGCCGTATCGCCCGACCAGCTGGC is a genomic window of Sphingomonas nostoxanthinifaciens containing:
- a CDS encoding HNH endonuclease, whose protein sequence is MYHPDLIRHPESCPTLVLNADYTPLSYYPLSIWPWQTAVKAVFLERVDIVSHYEREVRSPSQAIKLPSVIALRQYVRPSAHPAFTRFNLFLRDRFACQYCGCLTDLTFDHVIPRAQGGRTTWENVSTACAPCNLRKGGRTPRQAGMALHEGPYRPTSWQLQENGRSFPPNYLHDSWRDWLYWDIELEA